CGACCCTGACTGTTGAGTCTTCTGGAATGCCAGATGTTCATTTGCACAATATTATTCGTATTGCGAGAGACGCGATGAGTGCTCGAATTTACAACCTTGCCAAGCGGCCAGATGAAGATCACATGACCCAAGCAGCGCATGCAGATGCCAAGTTTGTCGAAGACTGTGTTCGAGCGATGGCAGATGGAGTTGTAGATGAATTTGCACACTTACCTGATGATGCGGTGATAACGATGAAACAATCAAATGATGAGTCAATTCATCAGCATAACGCCCACGCAGAACGAGTCGTCGAGATGGGAACATTACGAACAGAAGTCGAATAAGCTACATTTTGTACTACTTAATCCATCGTATAAATTCACTGCAATGAGCCGCCTCGGGCCTTGCCCTCGGAGTGGTTCACCTACTATGTGAACTTAACGCCAACGTCGCTTAGTCCATCGTTGTATCGAGCAAGGTTGATTAAAAGAGGAGTCATTGACTCAACTTCAGCGGCATTATCAATTGGTCCTGCATCAAGCGCGCGAATTCCTGAGATGGATTCAGCAAGTTCAACAACAGTCTCCTTAGCCTGTGAGTTCTCTCCAACGACTAAAGTGTCAAGTGAAAGGGATTGGTCAAGATCAATCAAAGCATGTGCCGAGAGGTTGTGAAATGCGCCAATAACAGGAATCTCGTCAGGGGCAGCTTGGGCCGCAACGGCAGTTACACTGCCTGCACCCGGTCGATGGTAGTGAAGGCCAGATTCATTTGATTTCATCCCGACTGCTGGAGAAACAATAATAGCGTCATCGGGCAAGTCACCACTGACTGATTCAACAGTGTCGGAAACGTGGTATGGCGGTACAGCGAGAACAACAATATCTGCAGATTGTACAATGTTTGAGTTAGTACCAGCCTGTAGATTGGCATTAATGTCGTGTTCAGAAAGTGTATCTTCGTATTCAGCAACAGCATCTTCAGCTCGATCTACATCCCGAGAGCCAATATTGATAGTATAATCAGTATCAGCAGCCCAGCGAAATGCTAGTCCCTGTCCAATATCGCCAGTTCCACCAAGAATTGCAATTTCCATATGTCATGGGTAGGGCGAGTAAACGAAAAACGTTGTGTCACCGGCGGAGTTCGACGCAATCACTCTAGAATCGCCGGCAGATCATTAATATTGTCAATAACTGTTTTAGCACCTGCATCTTTGAATGCAGTAATACCATCGCTTCCGGAGAGACCGCCAGTAAGAACACCAACGCCGATGTATTCACGTTCAGGGTCGGCAGCTGCTGCATTTTCTGCTGTTTGTATATCATCGAGAGTATCACCAGCAAACACAACAGTCTGTGCATCAAATCGCTCAGCGAGAGTTAATAGTGCATCTGGATCTGGCTTGCTACCATCCCAGTCGTCCATCGTGAACTGTTGGTCTGGAGAAAGGTCCAAGCCAACCCGTTCAAGCGCGATAGTAGCTTCCTGACGAGGACGGCCAGTCACAACACCAACACTGAACCGGCTTGTTAAATCCGCTATTGTGGATTCATCAGCGAGGATGGGCTCATCATTAATGTATCCAGCAGTATGGGCTGCTGGCTTCTTTCCCTCGATTTCAGCGTATAAATCAGCACCAAGGTACAGCTGCTGAAATACATCGCGTATCTGATCTGGATTCCAAAATGAGAACGCGTACTCAGAGCCACTATCGGAAAGCTCATGCTGAAGCAACTCACGGACAGCAGAGAGACCTCCACCTCTGCTGGATATTTCGTTGGTATACTCAGTTAGATCAGCTTCATATCCAGTTCGTCGAGCAAGGATATATAACGCTGCTGCGTCAGTGAGTTCCCAGTCATTGTTAAATCCGCCAGCATTTTTGAACTGCTGTATATCTGATTTAGGGATTGTTTCATCGTAGATGACTTGAAGAGTATCGACAATTGCTCGCCGATAGGACTGTGAAACATCGACAAGAACGCCATCAACATCAAGAACAACAGCGTCAGGAGCGATTACCATATCTGGTTATACATCATCATTGGCTAAGGTATTATTGTCTCGATACTGGAATAGTGTCGTTCCTGGAATCTGGGTGCGAGTAACGGGAACAACAGCAGGATCACTACCAAGGGTGGTAAAATAGACATCCGCATTGATATCACTGCCTAATTCACAAAGAGGTCGTTGTAACTCCGGAGGACAGCGGAGAAAATAAAGTGCCTCAGCATTCTCATAATGTGTGTTGGTGGGATCAGTAAGATCATCACAGACAAACGTAATATCCGGAGGAAGAGATTGAGCGGTGATATCAGTCGCAATAATAGAACAACCACGTTCGGCTAACTGTTTAGCGACCGCATGCCGCGAGCCAATGCCAACCTCTACAAGGCTCTCATAAGAGGCAAGATATGTAGCAAGTGTATCTGTCTGGTTGGAGCCCACGCCGGGATATTTATATCTACGACAATATAAACTATTGACAATGCTTGTCGATATCGTGCCGGTCGGGGACATTCCTGCACGCGTTAAACGGGAAGCATCGAGTGCGCTGCAGAGTGTATATGACTGTGATGTCGTTATCAATGAGTCAAAGCCAGTTCCGGAAGGTGCATATGACGAAGCCCGAGGACAATATAGAGCAGAAGAATTCATTGAGATGGCCAGCAGGGTAGGCCGAGGAGATAAAAACATTGCAATTACTGTAGAGGATTTGTATTATCGTCGGCGAAACTACGTCTTTGGTCTCGCATATCTGGAAGGTAATGGTAGTGTTATTTCGACACACCGGCTACGAACGACATCTGATGGAGGGAAGGCAAATCTTGATGCGGAGGAAGTATTCGCTAATCGAGTGCGAAAAGAGGTTGTACACGAAATTGGCCATAACATCGGTCTTGAGCACTGTGACAATAACCGGTGT
This portion of the Salinarchaeum sp. IM2453 genome encodes:
- a CDS encoding TIGR01548 family HAD-type hydrolase, with product MAPDAVVLDVDGVLVDVSQSYRRAIVDTLQVIYDETIPKSDIQQFKNAGGFNNDWELTDAAALYILARRTGYEADLTEYTNEISSRGGGLSAVRELLQHELSDSGSEYAFSFWNPDQIRDVFQQLYLGADLYAEIEGKKPAAHTAGYINDEPILADESTIADLTSRFSVGVVTGRPRQEATIALERVGLDLSPDQQFTMDDWDGSKPDPDALLTLAERFDAQTVVFAGDTLDDIQTAENAAAADPEREYIGVGVLTGGLSGSDGITAFKDAGAKTVIDNINDLPAILE
- the npdG gene encoding NADPH-dependent F420 reductase is translated as MEIAILGGTGDIGQGLAFRWAADTDYTINIGSRDVDRAEDAVAEYEDTLSEHDINANLQAGTNSNIVQSADIVVLAVPPYHVSDTVESVSGDLPDDAIIVSPAVGMKSNESGLHYHRPGAGSVTAVAAQAAPDEIPVIGAFHNLSAHALIDLDQSLSLDTLVVGENSQAKETVVELAESISGIRALDAGPIDNAAEVESMTPLLINLARYNDGLSDVGVKFT
- a CDS encoding archaemetzincin family Zn-dependent metalloprotease, whose amino-acid sequence is MLVDIVPVGDIPARVKREASSALQSVYDCDVVINESKPVPEGAYDEARGQYRAEEFIEMASRVGRGDKNIAITVEDLYYRRRNYVFGLAYLEGNGSVISTHRLRTTSDGGKANLDAEEVFANRVRKEVVHEIGHNIGLEHCDNNRCVMNFSATAVDIDQKEEYLCGSCSREIS
- a CDS encoding UPF0146 family protein encodes the protein MGSNQTDTLATYLASYESLVEVGIGSRHAVAKQLAERGCSIIATDITAQSLPPDITFVCDDLTDPTNTHYENAEALYFLRCPPELQRPLCELGSDINADVYFTTLGSDPAVVPVTRTQIPGTTLFQYRDNNTLANDDV